TCTTTAGCCGCGTAGAACCTGCACTGTCACTTGATCCCGCGCCTCCGCTGCAGCTTGGAGCAGCCGGCTGCATGTTTCTGCCGCGGCGTCCGGAGTCAAATACAGCGCGATGCCACCTGGGCCATGGACGATTACTTGGCCGTCATCAGCGTGGACATCAATTGGAAGATCATCAGGTCCGGCCATAGCGCCCTCCTATGGAAGTAACGTCAGGGGTTTGGCGAAGATCCTGTACGCTACGGACACAGATGTGCTCTGCAACTACACCCGATAAGCCGTTCGATGTCGGATGTGCAGCCTCACGACCTGATCAGCCCGGCGGCCCGCAGTGCGTCGTTGATCGTTGCCGCCGTGTCTAAGCGCCCGGTCGCGGCGCTGGGCGTCTTGACTGGCCGAAGCGGCGCAACGGTAGGAACAATGCCCCACGCGGCCGCTATCCGGTAGGTGGAGGAGATACCAGCGTCGAGCATGTGCGCCCCGGGGGTACCGCAGGCCTCGTCGCCGCGGGTCGCCAACGGCGTGCCACGACCCATGCCTGAGACCGTGTACTGTTCGATCACCGCCCGACCGGTGGCATCGCGCCAGGTCCGGTGAGCATGCCCCGCGACCCGCCCGACCGTGTCGGGCTCGCCAACGCGGTGGAGCCCGCGCCACTGGTCGACGATCATCTCTGCGTTGACAGCGTCGACTGTCGGGTCGCTGCTGCCGTGCCAGACCGACACGGCGGGCCATGGCCCGCGATGCGGCGATGCCGCCCGTACCCGCTCGCTGAGGCTAGCGCGGTCATGGCCGCGGCCGCGCATCCGCTCTAGCGCCTCGGGCACCCCCCACGCGGTGCCGAACGGCAGCCCGGCGATGATCGCGCCGCCGGCGAAGATCTCGGGATGGCAGGCCAGCATCGCCGAGGTCATCGCTCCGCCCGCCGACAGACCCGTGACGAACACCCGTGCCGGGTCGAGCCGATGGCGCTCAACCGTGGCGAATACCATTTCGCGGATAGACTCGACCTCGCCGCTACTGCGCCGCACGTCCTCGGGCGAAAACCAGTTGAAGCAGAGATTGGGGTTATTCGCCCGCTGCTGTTCGGGGAACAGCACCGCAAAGCCGAACCGCTCGGCCAGTTCGGACCAGCCTGAGCCATGGTCGTAACTCGCGGCGGTCTGCGTGCACCCGTGTAGCACGACCACCAGTGGGGCGTTGGCAGCTAGGCCGGCTGGCACGTACAGCAGCGCACGCAAAGCGCCGGGGTCGCTGCCGTACCCTTCCATTGGGGTCAGATTATTGTTCTGCCCGTCGCCGCGAAGGGCGGACTGCGGCATTTGCTTAAGGTGAGTGATCGTGTCGGAGATTGAGCGCATGCGATGCTCCTTGTTGGCAGTGAGGAGCATGGGACCAGCGATGCGACTGCCGCACACGCGATCATTGTGCGTTGCAGCAAATGTGGGGTCCTTGCTATGATCCTGCAAGGTGGCTGGCATGCGGAAACTGCAACGATCGAAGCGCCTCCGCTCCGCGACCACGCGGCTAAACGACTGCGGCAGCGACCTCGGCAGCTAGGGCCAGTCGACGTGATGATGATGCGCCGCTCTAGCTAAGCCAGATGCGTGCTTATAGAGTTATAACTCGCCGTGCTGGTCGGCGTGTCCCTGCAGACTGATAGGCTTGCAAAGCAGGAACTGGGCCTCGACGCATCCGGCCCAGTTGCTTTGATGTCTTACCTCACAATGGTGCTTGATACATTGTTGTCAGGGCCCATGATGCTGACCTGTCATCACGCCAGCTCACCACAAACGAAACCGGCCAGATCTGTAGCGATTTCGGCTGTACGTCGCAGCCGTCGATTTTCAAGTGTCTCGACTGCGATGGTCAGCACAGGGTAGATCGCCAACGTTCGGAGCCTGAAAGCTCAAGCAGCGAGCGCGTATTGCCGACAGTGATCGAGGTAGCCGGACTCGTGACTTCCGGCGAGGAAGACGACGCTTTCCCAAAGCCAGGAGGGCGCATCGATTTGACCCCCGCGATTCCCGCGCAGCGTGTCGAGCCAGCTCGCCCGCGTTGCTTCGTCCATCTGCCGCGCGTGCGCCTTGCCGACCACGAACGCCAGATAGCGCGCCGAGCGCACAGCCTCGCGATGGCCGAACTGCTCAATCTCGATCTTCAGATCCTGCGGCGCGAGCTCGCGAAGGAACAGCGACCGGTCGAGTATCCGGACCGCCATCATCCGGGCGCCCAGATGCGGTGACAGGGCCCGGGCCGCTGTCACCACCCGCTCGCCATGATCCGCAGGCATCTTGGCGCCGCCGGCGGCGGGCGCAATCGGTGCCGCCGCCTGCTTCAGATCGACGAGCGCATAGCTCCAGCTGCCTTTGCTCGTCCGGATGCCGACGATCGCGGCATATCGCAGCAAGCCGAGCGAACTGCACCCCTTCATCCAATATGCGGCGTCGACAAGCCGGACTTTTCGATCGGCGGGCTTGCCCTTCATCGACAGAATCAGGTGCGCGACGTCCGGCTTTGCGAACAGGTCCTCCAGTGCCGAGCGCTCGACCGGGTCAAGCGTCCAGAACTTCTTGCCGAGCGGAATCCGCGGCTCGACCGCCTCGAGCCGCTCCTTGGCCAGATGGCGCCAGCGCCGTCCGAGCGCGGTGCGCCTGATGCTGCGGACGACGTCAGGTTCGACCCCGGCATCGCCGCTCGTCGGGTCGAGGATCGCCTGGGCATAGCCCTCGACCATCTCCTCCATCATGCGAGCGGTGGTGACACCTGGCAGATCAGAGCCGCGGGCCGCAGTGGCAAGCGAGAGGCCGAGCCGGATGAGATCGTGGGCGGGATTGCCGATCACTGCCTGATCGAGATCACGAATCTGGATCTCGACCCTGCCGTCACTATTGGCAAGCGGCCCCATATTGCCAAGGTGGCAGTCGCCGCAGATCCAGACCGGTGGACCCTTGGGCAGACGATCCGCCAGCGACGAGGCTTGCAACCACTCGTAAAAATTCGCGGTGTTGCCACGCACATAGGCGTGAGCAGAGCGCGCCATCTTCAGGGTGCGATTGGCTTCAAGAATGGCAGAACGTTCGGTCGGAAGGGGCATCAAATCGCAACCTCGCTGTCTTTTCAGCCAGTTCAACGTGCCGGAAGTCATTTGTGTCGCATTGTTGCTGGCATTCGGGAAAAGCCGCTTTCCTCCACGCCGACCCCAGGCTGGGATCGTTAACCTTGTGCGGCCTCCACAAGCGATCGACGGTGCGCCTCGAAACTCTGGGCTTCGACAAACACACGGGTAACGTCCGGGTGCGCGGCCTTTATGGCGCGCTCGATCGCACTCACCGTATCCTCCACGCCGGCTGCGGGCAGTGTGTTGCTGAAATCCAGGCTCAACGCCACCAGAACATCGTTCGGACCAAAATGCATAGTCAGCGATTCGTTGATCCGCTCGACACCATTTCCGGCCGCGGCGATCGAGCGGATGCTGGCGCGAACCGGCGCTGAGACTCCCTCGCCGGTGAGCAGGCTCTGACACTCGTACGCGAGAAAGGCGGCAGTCAGCGCCAGGATGATGCCGATGATGACAGAGGCAACGCCATCAAGGATCGGCATCTCCAGCGTTTGCGCAAGCGCGATGCCGATCAGCGCCGTAACGAGACCCAGAAGCGCCGCTGAGTCCTCAAACAGCACCGTAAAGATGGTCGGATCCTTGCTCGCGCGGATCGCGGCGATCCATCCGCCATCTCCTTTCTCGGCACGGAACGCCTTGAACGCGACCATCCAAACTGCGCCTTCAAACACAATACCCAGTGCAAGCACGATATAGTTAACCCAAGCATCCTGAATCGGATGCGGGTCCCTGATCTTTTCGATGCCGTGCAGGATGGACAGTCCGGCGCCTAGACCGAAGATCAGGATGGCAACGACGAAAGCCCAAAAATACAGACGTAAGCCATAGCCAAACGGATGCTCTGCTGTTGCGGGTCTTGCCGCCTGCCGCATCCCGTAGAGCAGCAGTATTTGGTTGCCGGTATCAACGAGCGAGTGGATGCCTTCCGACATCATGGCCGCCGAGCCGGTGAAGGCAGCCGCGACAAACTTGGTCCCGGCGATCAGCGCATTGCCGCCAAGCGCCGCCAGAATGACGGTCTTCGAGCCGTGTCCGGCCATTTATCTGTGTCCCGAAAGTCGATCAGCGCCTGACGCGCGCTTCGGGCGCCTCTAGGGCGGCAGCTTACCGAAGTCGAGTTTGTACCCGAAAACAGCGACACCCATGGTCCCGTCGGCGGACCTTGGGAACGTCATCCGCCCTTATCGTCGAAGGCGACAAGCAAGCACGACCCATCGACCGGTACGGCGCGAGACCCGCACGTTCCAGCGACGGCGTGTCGCCTGCAGAAAGGCACGCTGCAGGTGCGCGGCATGTTGCGCGAAGTCGGGATAATCCACACGGTGGTGGGCCAGCACCAGAGTGCCGCCTGAGCGGAGCGTAGCGGCGAGGTCACGAGCGGTTTGGATCATATCGCGCAGCGACAGGTAGTATAGGACTTCGGCGACGACGATGACGTCGTATTGAACGCGCGGCAACCGATCGGGAATGACCAGCTTGAGGGCATGTGCGCGTCGGCGACCCTTCAAAGCCTTTGCGACCAGCGCGGTGCCGCTTTCCGTACCCTCGGTAGCGTCCAGGCGCAGCGCTCGCGATGCGATCGCAGCACTGTTGGAACCGTTGCCGGCGGCAACTTCGAGCACGCGGCCCCATGGTCCTGTTCCGATGGCATGCAGGACGGCGCGACGCTTCAGCGCCTCATCACCGTCGGTGAAGGTCGACCAGGGGTCGTCGTCATTGGCAAACTTGCGATCAAACCCGTCGAGCGAGATCGGCCTCATCGGCGGCCATCCAAGAACAGCTCGCAAGGCCGCGTGAAGGTCGCGATCTGAGCCGGCGTCATCACGAAGCCTTGAGGATCGTCGGTGATGCGGCCGGCCTGGGTCCGATATCTGCGCACGGCGTGACGCTTGGCGAGCCGCTCTTGCGCGGTCAGGAGCAGAGCGCGGGCTCCC
This is a stretch of genomic DNA from Sphingomonas sp. Y38-1Y. It encodes these proteins:
- a CDS encoding extracellular catalytic domain type 1 short-chain-length polyhydroxyalkanoate depolymerase — encoded protein: MLLTANKEHRMRSISDTITHLKQMPQSALRGDGQNNNLTPMEGYGSDPGALRALLYVPAGLAANAPLVVVLHGCTQTAASYDHGSGWSELAERFGFAVLFPEQQRANNPNLCFNWFSPEDVRRSSGEVESIREMVFATVERHRLDPARVFVTGLSAGGAMTSAMLACHPEIFAGGAIIAGLPFGTAWGVPEALERMRGRGHDRASLSERVRAASPHRGPWPAVSVWHGSSDPTVDAVNAEMIVDQWRGLHRVGEPDTVGRVAGHAHRTWRDATGRAVIEQYTVSGMGRGTPLATRGDEACGTPGAHMLDAGISSTYRIAAAWGIVPTVAPLRPVKTPSAATGRLDTAATINDALRAAGLIRS
- a CDS encoding cation diffusion facilitator family transporter, whose protein sequence is MAGHGSKTVILAALGGNALIAGTKFVAAAFTGSAAMMSEGIHSLVDTGNQILLLYGMRQAARPATAEHPFGYGLRLYFWAFVVAILIFGLGAGLSILHGIEKIRDPHPIQDAWVNYIVLALGIVFEGAVWMVAFKAFRAEKGDGGWIAAIRASKDPTIFTVLFEDSAALLGLVTALIGIALAQTLEMPILDGVASVIIGIILALTAAFLAYECQSLLTGEGVSAPVRASIRSIAAAGNGVERINESLTMHFGPNDVLVALSLDFSNTLPAAGVEDTVSAIERAIKAAHPDVTRVFVEAQSFEAHRRSLVEAAQG
- a CDS encoding class I SAM-dependent methyltransferase, whose amino-acid sequence is MRPISLDGFDRKFANDDDPWSTFTDGDEALKRRAVLHAIGTGPWGRVLEVAAGNGSNSAAIASRALRLDATEGTESGTALVAKALKGRRRAHALKLVIPDRLPRVQYDVIVVAEVLYYLSLRDMIQTARDLAATLRSGGTLVLAHHRVDYPDFAQHAAHLQRAFLQATRRRWNVRVSRRTGRWVVLACRLRR
- a CDS encoding DUF2252 family protein; this encodes MPLPTERSAILEANRTLKMARSAHAYVRGNTANFYEWLQASSLADRLPKGPPVWICGDCHLGNMGPLANSDGRVEIQIRDLDQAVIGNPAHDLIRLGLSLATAARGSDLPGVTTARMMEEMVEGYAQAILDPTSGDAGVEPDVVRSIRRTALGRRWRHLAKERLEAVEPRIPLGKKFWTLDPVERSALEDLFAKPDVAHLILSMKGKPADRKVRLVDAAYWMKGCSSLGLLRYAAIVGIRTSKGSWSYALVDLKQAAAPIAPAAGGAKMPADHGERVVTAARALSPHLGARMMAVRILDRSLFLRELAPQDLKIEIEQFGHREAVRSARYLAFVVGKAHARQMDEATRASWLDTLRGNRGGQIDAPSWLWESVVFLAGSHESGYLDHCRQYALAA